The proteins below are encoded in one region of Streptomyces cyanogenus:
- a CDS encoding DUF1326 domain-containing protein — MPWNLDGTYLESCNCDVVCPCTTSGLTAPADHERCQVTFAFHVDSGNVDGMDVSGRNVAVFIDAPRVMAEGGWQVALYLDASADDGQAEALGRVFSGQAGGPMAALTPLIGEVLGVERVPIDYRDDGRRHSARVGGAIDIEIEDQVAPQFGEDGPVMGLTGIFHPVNSTLTIARSTRAKGDGVYGRSWDFSGGNGHSAPFTWSA, encoded by the coding sequence ATGCCCTGGAATCTCGACGGCACGTATCTGGAGAGCTGCAACTGCGACGTGGTGTGCCCCTGCACCACCTCGGGCCTCACCGCACCGGCCGACCACGAGCGCTGCCAGGTGACCTTCGCGTTCCACGTGGACAGCGGGAACGTGGACGGCATGGACGTCTCCGGCCGCAACGTCGCCGTCTTCATCGATGCGCCCCGGGTGATGGCCGAGGGCGGCTGGCAGGTGGCGCTGTACCTCGACGCTTCGGCCGACGACGGACAGGCGGAGGCGCTGGGCAGGGTCTTCTCCGGGCAGGCCGGCGGGCCGATGGCGGCGCTCACTCCGCTCATCGGCGAGGTCCTCGGCGTGGAGCGCGTTCCCATCGACTACCGCGACGACGGCCGCCGCCACTCCGCGCGGGTGGGTGGCGCCATCGACATCGAGATCGAGGACCAGGTGGCCCCGCAGTTCGGCGAGGACGGTCCGGTCATGGGACTGACCGGCATCTTCCACCCGGTGAACAGCACCCTGACCATCGCCCGGTCGACCCGGGCGAAGGGCGACGGCGTGTACGGCCGGTCCTGGGACTTCTCCGGCGGCAACGGACACTCGGCGCCCTTCACGTGGTCCGCGTGA
- a CDS encoding SigE family RNA polymerase sigma factor yields MNADEERQFREFVAARSRSLLHTAYLLTGDWEQGRDLLQTALASTARRWSKLRDREQPEIYVRRALYHAQVDRFRLLSWGRETVTDTLPDQPSGHVTDWADTVVQRQDIMSALRRLPKRQRAVIVLRYFEDRPDHEIAAILGVAQGTVRSQTHKALASLRTTLAEAGPSASSSTASRRGVTA; encoded by the coding sequence TTGAATGCCGACGAGGAACGTCAGTTCCGCGAGTTCGTGGCGGCGCGGTCGAGATCGCTGCTGCACACGGCCTACCTGCTGACCGGAGACTGGGAGCAGGGCAGGGACCTGCTCCAGACCGCGCTCGCCTCCACCGCTCGGCGTTGGTCGAAGCTGCGCGACCGGGAGCAACCGGAGATCTACGTGCGCCGGGCCCTCTACCACGCCCAGGTGGATCGGTTCCGGCTCCTCAGCTGGGGGCGGGAGACGGTCACGGACACCCTGCCGGACCAGCCCTCCGGGCACGTCACCGACTGGGCCGACACCGTGGTCCAGCGGCAGGACATCATGTCCGCGCTGCGGCGGCTGCCCAAGCGCCAGCGCGCGGTGATCGTGCTGCGCTACTTCGAGGACCGGCCGGACCACGAGATCGCCGCGATCCTGGGCGTCGCCCAGGGAACGGTCCGCAGCCAGACCCACAAGGCCCTCGCCTCTCTCCGCACCACCCTGGCCGAGGCAGGGCCGTCGGCTTCCTCCTCCACTGCCTCCCGAAGGGGCGTCACCGCATGA
- a CDS encoding MFS transporter — MPSYRSLLRVPEFTPLLLGAAAKTAAQTVGGLALGTLVFRATGSPLLSALSMFGSSLAQVLGATFLLSGADRLPPRTALTAIALVSAAGTAVQALPGLPAGALLTVVLLLGLAASLGGGVRWGLLNEILPKDGYLPGRSLFNMMSGLMQIAGFATGGALLAALSPRACLLLAAALYLTAALALRLGLTARPPRAAGRPSPSETWRTNAELWSSRPRRLTYLGLWLPNGMVVGCESLYVSYAPHAAGALFACGALGMFAGDVTVGRLLPAAVRARLATPLLLLLATPYLLFAAHPPVPVAAVCVTVASAGFGASLVQQEQLMRLTPDTMAGQALGLHSAGMLTLQGVSATAAGALAQLTSPAAATTAMAAGSVCVTLALATAARRTPVPPAAEPAPERSPS; from the coding sequence ATGCCCAGCTACCGATCCCTGTTGCGTGTCCCGGAGTTCACCCCGCTCCTGCTCGGCGCGGCGGCGAAGACCGCCGCCCAGACCGTCGGCGGCCTCGCCCTCGGCACCCTCGTGTTCCGGGCGACCGGCTCCCCGCTGCTGTCGGCGCTGAGCATGTTCGGCTCGTCGCTCGCCCAGGTGCTGGGCGCCACCTTCCTGCTGTCCGGCGCCGACCGGCTGCCCCCGCGTACGGCCCTGACCGCGATCGCGCTCGTCTCCGCGGCCGGTACGGCGGTGCAGGCGCTGCCCGGCCTGCCGGCCGGCGCGCTGCTCACCGTCGTACTCCTGCTGGGTCTGGCCGCCTCGCTCGGCGGCGGGGTCCGCTGGGGGCTGCTCAACGAGATCCTCCCCAAGGACGGCTACCTGCCGGGGCGTTCGCTGTTCAACATGATGAGCGGGCTGATGCAGATCGCCGGTTTCGCCACCGGCGGCGCCCTGCTCGCCGCGCTCTCCCCGCGCGCCTGCCTGCTGCTGGCGGCGGCCCTGTACCTGACGGCCGCGCTGGCCCTGCGGCTCGGCCTGACCGCCCGGCCGCCCCGCGCCGCCGGCCGCCCCTCGCCGTCGGAGACCTGGCGGACCAACGCCGAGCTGTGGTCGTCCCGGCCGCGCCGCCTGACCTACCTGGGCCTGTGGCTGCCCAACGGCATGGTCGTCGGCTGCGAGTCGCTGTACGTGTCGTACGCCCCGCACGCGGCCGGCGCCCTGTTCGCCTGCGGGGCGCTCGGCATGTTCGCCGGAGACGTGACGGTGGGCCGTCTGCTGCCCGCCGCCGTCCGCGCCCGCCTGGCCACCCCGCTGCTGCTCCTGCTGGCGACGCCGTACCTGCTGTTCGCCGCGCACCCGCCCGTACCGGTGGCCGCGGTCTGTGTGACCGTGGCCTCCGCCGGCTTCGGGGCGAGCCTGGTCCAGCAGGAGCAGCTGATGCGCCTGACCCCCGACACCATGGCCGGCCAGGCCCTCGGCCTGCACTCGGCCGGCATGCTGACCCTCCAGGGCGTCAGCGCTACGGCGGCGGGGGCGCTGGCCCAGCTCACCTCGCCCGCGGCGGCGACGACCGCGATGGCGGCGGGCTCGGTCTGCGTGACCCTGGCGCTGGCTACGGCTGCCCGACGGACTCCGGTCCCGCCTGCGGCCGAGCCGGCGCCGGAACGGTCTCCGTCGTGA
- a CDS encoding helix-turn-helix domain-containing protein, whose translation MVSVQQWTGREASALRAALRMSMRAFAEHLGVALRTVAKWESLGTETQPRPDTQAILDTALARADSSARSRFEALLFPERKCTQPTDHETWTEDIERAVVSISRQNFPFATTLLNRWVGRLDPRQLDDKGLYLYGRSLVLVGDLQRDQGAVLGPLSARHSYTTARDMFTELDVPRRVAQIELSLAVVQEMSGQLDASARRYEALATDGRLSPRDRARAQLWVGTALSKQGDNEYATQVMTTATRAFEDLGEPEDWSVAHQKLALAHRGAGELSQALHCIDIARTTGAVDSPMQRVRLDTAYGHILLSDAATRDDGLSVLDQAAQVARQYGLSHQLRSIENIRKGQQG comes from the coding sequence GTGGTCAGCGTGCAGCAATGGACCGGCCGGGAAGCGAGCGCTCTGCGCGCCGCCTTACGCATGAGCATGCGCGCGTTCGCCGAGCATCTCGGTGTCGCGCTGCGTACGGTTGCCAAGTGGGAGAGCCTGGGGACGGAAACCCAGCCTCGTCCGGACACGCAGGCCATCCTCGACACCGCGCTGGCTCGTGCGGATTCCTCCGCTCGAAGCCGCTTCGAAGCATTGCTCTTTCCCGAGCGGAAGTGCACGCAGCCGACGGACCACGAAACCTGGACCGAGGACATCGAGCGAGCGGTGGTCAGCATCAGCCGCCAGAATTTTCCCTTCGCCACCACCCTGCTGAACCGCTGGGTGGGACGCCTCGACCCGCGGCAACTGGACGACAAGGGCCTCTACCTCTACGGCCGTTCCCTTGTGCTTGTCGGTGACCTTCAGCGGGACCAAGGCGCTGTCCTCGGCCCGCTCTCGGCCCGGCATTCCTACACGACGGCCCGCGACATGTTCACCGAACTCGACGTTCCGCGCCGAGTGGCCCAGATCGAACTCTCGCTCGCCGTCGTCCAGGAGATGTCGGGCCAGCTGGACGCCTCCGCGCGCCGGTATGAAGCCCTGGCCACCGACGGGCGCCTGAGTCCGCGCGACCGGGCCAGGGCACAGCTGTGGGTGGGTACGGCGTTGAGCAAGCAGGGCGACAACGAGTACGCCACCCAGGTCATGACGACCGCCACCCGCGCCTTCGAGGATCTCGGTGAGCCGGAGGACTGGTCGGTCGCCCACCAGAAACTGGCCCTGGCCCACCGGGGTGCCGGTGAACTGTCGCAGGCCCTGCACTGCATCGACATCGCGCGTACGACCGGTGCGGTCGACTCCCCGATGCAGCGGGTGCGGCTGGACACCGCCTACGGGCACATCCTTCTGTCGGATGCGGCGACCCGGGATGATGGGTTGTCCGTTCTCGATCAGGCGGCGCAGGTGGCCCGGCAGTACGGGCTGAGCCACCAGTTGCGCAGTATCGAGAACATCCGCAAGGGCCAGCAGGGTTGA
- a CDS encoding CsbD family protein, which yields MTAGEKAKAKTEQAEGKAKEALGNAVGNDRMAAEGQAEKSTGDARQAKEKAKDAFKH from the coding sequence ATGACCGCCGGTGAGAAGGCCAAGGCGAAGACCGAGCAGGCGGAGGGCAAGGCCAAGGAGGCCTTGGGCAACGCCGTCGGGAACGACCGCATGGCCGCAGAGGGACAGGCCGAGAAGAGCACGGGTGACGCGCGCCAGGCCAAGGAGAAGGCCAAGGACGCCTTCAAGCACTGA
- a CDS encoding DUF2182 domain-containing protein yields MTGWLVTARRRAGPAGLLLVAASAAWVWSVTRWGGMQAMPGTMGLRLPAFLTMWTLMTAAMMLPATAPVAALYARTITVHRTPRMVVFTIAYLLVWGAAGLPAYGLAAGLGRAANLPAAAGTAVAAAVFAITGVYQLTPLKDRCLARCRSPIGLMLRYASYPRPTRDLRAGAHHGAFCLGCCWSLMVLLAVFGLMNLWAMVLLTAVITAEKLLPAGRLVARTVGITSIALAVAVVWLPELASGLTGGGTAGM; encoded by the coding sequence GTGACCGGTTGGCTGGTCACCGCCCGCCGCAGGGCGGGCCCCGCCGGGCTGCTGCTGGTCGCGGCGTCTGCCGCCTGGGTCTGGTCGGTGACACGCTGGGGTGGCATGCAGGCGATGCCGGGCACCATGGGCCTGCGCCTGCCGGCTTTCCTGACCATGTGGACGCTGATGACGGCTGCGATGATGCTGCCCGCCACGGCACCCGTCGCCGCGCTGTACGCGCGCACCATCACCGTGCACCGGACACCGCGCATGGTCGTCTTCACGATCGCCTACCTGCTTGTCTGGGGTGCGGCCGGGCTGCCGGCGTACGGGCTGGCCGCCGGCCTGGGCAGGGCGGCGAACCTTCCCGCGGCCGCGGGGACCGCGGTGGCCGCCGCCGTGTTCGCGATCACCGGCGTCTACCAGCTCACGCCCCTCAAGGACCGCTGCCTGGCGAGGTGCCGCTCGCCGATCGGGCTGATGCTGCGCTACGCCTCGTACCCGAGGCCCACGCGTGACCTGCGTGCCGGAGCCCACCACGGGGCCTTCTGCCTGGGCTGCTGCTGGTCACTGATGGTGCTGCTGGCGGTGTTCGGGCTGATGAACCTGTGGGCCATGGTGCTCCTGACCGCCGTGATCACCGCCGAGAAGCTCCTTCCGGCCGGCCGCCTGGTGGCCCGCACCGTGGGAATCACCTCGATCGCCCTGGCCGTCGCCGTCGTCTGGCTCCCGGAGCTGGCGTCGGGCCTCACCGGCGGCGGTACGGCCGGGATGTGA
- a CDS encoding YdcF family protein, whose protein sequence is MPEHEQRQISDEQLRDALLIWNYHQMGHAPRPCSVAIGLGSHDLGVATTAAELYHAGLFPVLVFSGGNSPTTRVRFPRGEAVHYREHALGLGVPDEAIMVETEAANTGQNITFSRELLAEAGIAVESLLLISKPYMERRSYATCRKLWPQVDVVCASEALELEDYLKSIGDEKLVVDMLVGDLQRVIEYPKLGFAVEQDVPGDVHEAYERLLRAGFDSRLINT, encoded by the coding sequence GTGCCGGAGCACGAGCAGCGTCAGATCAGCGATGAGCAGTTGCGTGACGCGCTGCTGATCTGGAACTACCACCAGATGGGTCATGCTCCACGGCCCTGCTCGGTGGCGATCGGGCTCGGCAGTCATGACCTGGGCGTGGCCACCACGGCTGCCGAGCTGTATCACGCCGGTCTGTTTCCGGTGCTGGTGTTCAGCGGCGGCAACAGCCCCACCACTCGGGTCCGCTTTCCACGCGGCGAGGCCGTCCACTACCGGGAGCACGCCCTGGGTCTGGGAGTGCCGGACGAGGCGATCATGGTCGAGACGGAGGCGGCGAACACCGGGCAGAACATCACCTTCTCCCGTGAGCTGCTGGCCGAAGCAGGCATCGCGGTCGAGTCGCTGCTGCTGATTTCCAAGCCCTACATGGAGCGCCGTTCGTACGCGACCTGTCGCAAGCTGTGGCCCCAGGTCGACGTCGTGTGTGCCTCCGAAGCGCTGGAGCTGGAGGACTACCTCAAGTCCATTGGCGACGAGAAGCTCGTGGTCGACATGCTCGTCGGCGACCTTCAGCGGGTGATCGAGTACCCGAAGCTCGGCTTCGCCGTCGAGCAGGACGTACCGGGGGACGTCCACGAGGCCTACGAGCGCCTGCTGCGGGCCGGCTTCGACAGCCGCCTCATCAACACCTGA
- a CDS encoding SecDF P1 head subdomain-containing protein: MNDSTEHPRHGTSLHDALHAHVRESGGDTGAHLVGLADGALRVARRRQRLARAGVGVVAAAVVATAWVAVAAGMPPRAHEGQPAAGGGSGKAAPVSLLPVTSAVEHACTQGSGGYIVHATATQPALCVHADRARGLTDVRVTSAQAEKSTLDGTWQVRVTLSPADRTRFAALTGSLAKAPAPRNEFAIVIDGKLWGRPFVTSSITGGRFEIVGAYAGDLTGTTAHDLAHRLDPTG, from the coding sequence ATGAACGACTCGACCGAACACCCGCGGCACGGAACATCGCTGCACGACGCCTTGCACGCCCACGTCCGAGAGAGCGGCGGTGACACCGGTGCCCATCTGGTCGGCCTGGCGGACGGCGCGCTGCGGGTCGCCCGGCGGCGGCAGCGGCTGGCCCGCGCCGGGGTCGGCGTCGTAGCAGCCGCCGTCGTCGCCACCGCCTGGGTGGCCGTCGCGGCCGGCATGCCCCCCCGCGCGCACGAGGGCCAACCCGCCGCAGGGGGCGGCAGCGGGAAGGCGGCCCCCGTGTCCCTCCTGCCGGTCACCTCGGCCGTGGAACACGCCTGCACCCAGGGCAGCGGCGGCTACATCGTGCACGCGACCGCGACCCAGCCGGCGCTCTGCGTCCACGCCGACCGGGCCAGGGGCCTGACCGACGTCCGCGTCACCTCCGCGCAGGCCGAGAAGAGCACCCTCGACGGCACCTGGCAGGTGCGGGTGACCCTCAGCCCCGCCGACCGGACCCGTTTCGCCGCCCTCACCGGCTCCCTCGCGAAAGCCCCGGCCCCGCGCAACGAGTTCGCCATCGTCATCGACGGCAAGCTCTGGGGCAGACCCTTCGTGACCTCCTCGATCACCGGCGGCCGCTTCGAGATCGTCGGAGCCTACGCGGGGGACCTCACCGGCACCACCGCCCACGACCTGGCCCACCGGCTGGACCCCACCGGGTGA
- a CDS encoding DUF4352 domain-containing protein, translating into MNNRTRIRLVATVVAAGIGTFGLTACNSGDTVTDKPKAKAKASAGTTTAKKPVAKKTATPDVAKAGDTIALKGMEDGSKLDVTVVKVADPAKSSDEFTTPESGNRFVGVQFKLVNTGTAAYSDSPGNGAQITDADGQQFESTFADITAGPSMSSDVRLKPGGKALGWIVFEVPKASKTATVQFTMDSGMANQTGEWKLS; encoded by the coding sequence GTGAACAACCGCACCCGCATCAGACTCGTCGCGACCGTCGTCGCTGCCGGCATCGGCACGTTCGGCCTCACCGCCTGCAACAGCGGCGACACCGTCACCGACAAGCCCAAAGCCAAGGCCAAGGCATCGGCCGGCACCACCACCGCCAAGAAGCCGGTTGCCAAGAAGACCGCCACGCCCGACGTCGCCAAGGCCGGCGACACCATCGCGCTGAAGGGCATGGAAGACGGCAGCAAGCTCGACGTCACCGTCGTCAAGGTCGCCGACCCGGCGAAGTCCAGCGACGAGTTCACCACGCCCGAGTCCGGCAACCGGTTCGTCGGCGTCCAGTTCAAGCTGGTCAACACGGGCACCGCGGCCTACAGCGACAGCCCCGGAAACGGCGCCCAGATCACCGACGCCGACGGCCAGCAGTTCGAAAGCACCTTCGCCGACATCACGGCGGGCCCCTCGATGTCCAGCGACGTGCGGCTGAAGCCCGGCGGCAAGGCGCTGGGTTGGATCGTGTTCGAAGTCCCCAAGGCCTCCAAGACGGCCACCGTCCAGTTCACCATGGACTCCGGGATGGCCAACCAGACCGGTGAATGGAAGCTGTCCTAG
- a CDS encoding slipin family protein, with the protein MEGTVVAVVVVAVLLLLVLKSGMRVVNQVERGVVFRWGKALPSYRQPGITFLIPFADRMRKVNVQIVTMPVPTQEGITRDNVSVKVDAVVYFRVTDPVRAAIEVQDYVFAVGQVAQSSLRSIIGKSDLDDLLSDRERLHEGLALMIDSPAAGWGVHIDRVEIKDVQLPESLKRSMSRQAEAERERRARVITADGEFQAAQQLANASRIMSDTPEAMQLRLLQTVVEVAAEKNSTLVMPFPVELLRYFDRAVKKIDAEVTTETVPAPARPQAGPESVGQP; encoded by the coding sequence ATGGAAGGCACCGTCGTCGCAGTGGTGGTCGTCGCCGTCCTCCTGCTGCTCGTGCTGAAGAGCGGGATGCGGGTCGTCAACCAGGTGGAGCGCGGAGTGGTGTTCCGGTGGGGCAAGGCGCTGCCCAGCTACCGGCAGCCGGGCATCACCTTCCTGATCCCGTTCGCCGACCGGATGCGCAAGGTGAACGTGCAGATCGTGACGATGCCGGTGCCCACCCAGGAGGGCATCACCCGGGACAACGTGTCCGTGAAGGTCGACGCCGTCGTGTACTTCCGGGTCACCGACCCGGTGCGGGCGGCCATCGAGGTGCAGGACTACGTCTTCGCCGTCGGCCAGGTCGCCCAGTCCTCCCTGCGGTCCATCATCGGCAAGAGCGACCTGGACGACCTGCTGAGCGACCGGGAGCGGCTGCACGAGGGGCTGGCGCTGATGATCGACAGCCCGGCCGCCGGGTGGGGCGTGCACATCGACCGGGTGGAGATCAAGGACGTCCAGCTGCCCGAGTCGCTGAAGCGGTCCATGTCGCGGCAGGCCGAGGCCGAGCGGGAGCGGCGGGCCAGGGTCATCACCGCGGACGGTGAGTTCCAGGCCGCGCAGCAGCTCGCCAACGCCTCCCGGATCATGTCGGACACGCCGGAGGCCATGCAGCTGCGCCTGCTGCAGACCGTCGTCGAGGTGGCCGCCGAGAAGAACTCCACGCTCGTCATGCCGTTCCCGGTGGAGTTGCTGCGGTACTTCGACCGGGCGGTGAAGAAGATCGACGCCGAGGTCACGACGGAGACCGTTCCGGCGCCGGCTCGGCCGCAGGCGGGACCGGAGTCCGTCGGGCAGCCGTAG
- a CDS encoding ATP-binding protein, translating into MGDDSSLKAVGWARSLPVSHGVKEARDWTRDHLASLGWLRTAPDLVDSVLLTVSELVTNAHKHARSTAQLILLWDEACLHVTVHDASPELPEQRRPDAGALGGRGLMLVDALADTWQAHRCPHGKDVIACFQPPRRRPPHDPVCAEEAGAPGLHRDRGYEEA; encoded by the coding sequence GTGGGAGACGACTCGTCGCTGAAAGCCGTGGGTTGGGCGCGCTCGCTGCCGGTGAGCCACGGGGTGAAGGAGGCCCGGGACTGGACTCGTGACCACCTGGCCTCGCTCGGGTGGCTCCGCACGGCCCCGGACCTGGTGGACTCGGTGCTGCTGACCGTGTCCGAGCTGGTCACCAACGCCCACAAGCATGCCCGCAGCACCGCCCAGTTGATCCTCCTGTGGGATGAGGCCTGCCTGCACGTGACCGTTCACGACGCCTCCCCCGAGCTGCCCGAGCAGCGCCGTCCCGATGCCGGTGCCCTCGGAGGCCGCGGTCTGATGCTGGTCGACGCCCTCGCCGACACCTGGCAGGCCCACCGCTGTCCTCACGGCAAGGACGTCATCGCCTGCTTCCAGCCCCCTCGCCGTCGGCCACCCCATGACCCCGTTTGTGCGGAGGAAGCGGGGGCACCAGGGCTTCACCGTGACAGAGGCTACGAGGAGGCGTGA